A region of Candidatus Roizmanbacteria bacterium DNA encodes the following proteins:
- a CDS encoding TrbC/VirB2 family protein has translation MGNEIPGYDTASPIQFANLDALLWGVVKTLQYFSLPVMALSIAALGIALIASGDDTERKSRLKGWIFNILIGGLLVFGSASIASILKQFVGGAS, from the coding sequence ATGGGCAACGAAATACCTGGTTATGATACGGCCTCGCCGATCCAGTTTGCTAACCTTGATGCACTTCTATGGGGTGTAGTTAAAACTCTCCAATACTTCTCACTTCCAGTAATGGCTCTTTCTATCGCAGCGTTAGGAATTGCACTTATCGCAAGCGGAGACGATACCGAAAGAAAATCCCGACTAAAGGGATGGATATTTAATATTTTGATAGGGGGACTTTTGGTTTTCGGTTCGGCAAGTATTGCGAGCATATTGAAGCAGTTCGTAGGCGGTGCTAGCTAA
- a CDS encoding transposase, with protein sequence MSKWGGDQLRVIRSYDWQYNRDLMKKIRSLSDYNQSDVAQIRNDVLTFAEKYGIQAAVDAYGISRRTLFRWRKRRRDSEGQLDSLIPETTKPKTPRRMETHPKVISFIKEIREQYFCLGKEKIKPLLDEYCLQEGISTISESTIGKVIKRHNLQRKTYRIYHNPASGFAKRKVKYRQKVKRSPKVEDTGYIEIDTITKFVHGIKLYVFNAVDIKLKFQFSYGYSKLNSRNGADFMRRLELVYPIQDGIKTIQTDNGLEYLGNFHDYLEENNIPHLFIYPRCPKINAFIERANRTLQEEFMNPYIYTKWTGIGSFNRHLIEYLVWYNTKRVHKSLNNISPMDYLLSILPKECHMYGTHT encoded by the coding sequence ATGAGTAAATGGGGAGGAGATCAGCTTCGAGTAATTAGGAGTTATGACTGGCAGTACAATAGAGATCTTATGAAAAAGATACGATCTCTATCAGACTACAATCAGTCAGATGTAGCACAAATCAGAAACGATGTTCTGACATTTGCAGAGAAGTACGGGATACAAGCTGCAGTTGATGCATATGGGATATCACGAAGGACATTGTTTCGATGGAGGAAGAGACGGCGAGATTCAGAAGGGCAGTTGGATAGCCTGATACCAGAGACAACCAAGCCAAAGACACCCCGACGTATGGAGACTCACCCGAAGGTCATATCCTTTATCAAAGAGATTCGAGAACAATACTTTTGTTTGGGAAAGGAGAAGATCAAGCCCTTACTTGATGAGTATTGCCTACAGGAAGGAATTTCAACTATATCTGAGTCAACCATTGGAAAAGTGATCAAAAGACACAACCTGCAGCGCAAGACCTACCGGATCTATCACAATCCAGCAAGTGGCTTTGCAAAACGGAAAGTAAAGTACCGACAGAAGGTCAAGCGGTCTCCCAAGGTGGAAGATACCGGATACATTGAGATTGATACCATCACGAAGTTTGTACACGGAATCAAGCTGTATGTCTTCAATGCAGTGGACATCAAACTCAAATTCCAGTTCTCCTACGGATACTCAAAACTCAACAGCCGAAACGGTGCTGATTTTATGAGAAGACTGGAACTAGTATACCCAATACAAGATGGTATAAAAACCATACAAACAGATAACGGCCTCGAGTATCTGGGAAACTTCCATGACTATCTGGAAGAAAACAATATCCCACACCTCTTTATCTACCCCAGATGTCCCAAGATCAATGCCTTTATTGAGCGAGCAAACAGAACACTCCAGGAAGAATTTATGAACCCCTACATCTATACCAAGTGGACCGGTATCGGATCATTCAATCGTCACCTTATTGAATACCTCGTCTGGTACAATACAAAGCGAGTTCACAAAAGCCTGAACAATATTTCACCTATGGATTACCTATTATCTATTTTACCTAAAGAGTGCCATATGTATGGAACTCATACATAA
- a CDS encoding site-specific DNA-methyltransferase → MNKYQQLITTLNRLFQTDQEDLDFGIYRIMNQKRDEINSFLESDLKKTVTEGLSQLEETDTEALAQELEKTVHSLKEAGVDPDTAPKVIELKKQINASNTTVDAENEIYSHLVDFFSRYYQEGDFISQRRYKDDVYAIPYQGEEVKLYWANHDQYYIKTTENFSNYSFKLENGNTVTFRLVEASTEQNNNKASSNEERKFKLAEENFIKEIEDELVIYFEYLPVGKKPSQDQLIDEAVGKLLDKVPEDFRELTKTVPTKKNPDRTVLKKKLKEYTSKNTFDYFIHKDLKGFLQRELDFYIKNELLNIDDLDTVVEHNKDIYAKIKVFKSISSKVIDFLAQIENFQKKLWEKKKFVTQSDYLITLDNIDEKHYEEISKNKEQIEQWKDLGFISDKDSITRNYLKDHPFLTLDTQFFPELKDELLANIENLDEKTNGLLINSENWQALNLIKQVYEAEVSFIYIDPPYNTDSTPIIYKNNYRHSSWLSLMRDRVYLSKPLLGSNTAMCVTIDDKEYPRLFQLLEQTFGESEVSPVVIEYNHRGRSKNNFAITHEYGLWVLPEGRATITKQKELSSGVQRNLRRTGTDSRRRDSWSMFYGIEVNKATLEIVNVTDPLPLDEEVPAHINEETVMVWPIDDSGQERRWYYGSERVRNEAKEGTVWAKEINGSIQIHYKQQPKPKSRKSVWTGKHLDASTFGSELINDFFTNRVFDFPKSIYAVKQSIEAATDSKEALILDYFSGSATTAHAVIKLNREDQGNRKYILVEMGKYFDTVTKPRVQKVIYSDNWKNGKPQDTDGVSQIVKYMKLESYEDTLNNVVVNRSKKQQSLLDSNSELKEDYFLHYMLDVETRDSQSLLNIDELSDPFNYSLLLTTENEQRRQSVDVAETFNYLIGLHVGKRYKKENCLIYEGKQHQSNKKIAIIWRNTNEVGDEEIQKLVESFSKECDIIYVNGQTAVSSKDCEVLTLEPEFKKRMFN, encoded by the coding sequence ATGAATAAATACCAACAATTAATTACAACGCTAAATCGATTATTTCAAACAGATCAGGAAGACTTGGATTTTGGTATTTATCGCATAATGAATCAGAAAAGAGATGAAATAAACTCTTTTCTCGAGAGTGACTTAAAGAAAACTGTTACAGAAGGCCTTTCTCAACTTGAGGAAACCGATACAGAAGCGCTTGCTCAAGAATTGGAAAAAACTGTCCATAGCTTAAAAGAAGCAGGTGTAGATCCAGATACGGCTCCAAAGGTAATAGAGCTTAAAAAACAGATTAACGCTTCAAATACAACAGTAGATGCAGAAAACGAAATATATTCTCACTTAGTAGACTTCTTTAGCAGATACTATCAAGAAGGTGATTTTATATCACAGCGAAGATATAAAGATGATGTTTATGCTATCCCTTACCAAGGGGAAGAAGTAAAACTTTATTGGGCCAATCACGACCAATACTATATTAAGACTACTGAAAACTTCTCGAACTACTCTTTTAAGCTTGAAAATGGCAATACAGTAACTTTTAGACTAGTTGAGGCCTCTACTGAACAGAATAACAATAAGGCTTCTTCCAATGAGGAACGAAAATTTAAACTTGCTGAAGAAAACTTTATTAAAGAAATTGAAGATGAGCTCGTTATATATTTTGAGTATCTTCCAGTAGGTAAAAAACCTTCTCAAGATCAGTTAATTGATGAAGCTGTTGGAAAGTTGCTTGATAAAGTACCAGAAGATTTTAGAGAACTAACAAAGACAGTACCAACAAAAAAGAATCCAGACCGGACTGTGTTAAAGAAAAAGTTGAAGGAATATACATCAAAAAATACGTTTGACTACTTTATACATAAAGATTTAAAAGGGTTTTTACAAAGAGAGTTAGATTTCTATATTAAGAACGAACTGCTGAACATTGATGATCTAGACACAGTAGTTGAGCATAACAAAGATATTTATGCAAAAATAAAAGTTTTTAAGTCTATTTCCTCTAAAGTGATTGATTTTCTTGCACAAATCGAAAACTTTCAAAAAAAACTATGGGAAAAGAAAAAGTTTGTTACACAGTCAGATTATTTGATAACTCTAGACAATATAGATGAAAAACATTATGAAGAGATATCAAAGAATAAGGAACAAATCGAGCAATGGAAAGATTTAGGATTTATTTCTGATAAAGATTCTATCACTAGAAACTACTTGAAAGATCACCCTTTCCTAACTCTAGATACTCAGTTTTTCCCAGAACTTAAAGACGAGTTGCTGGCAAATATTGAAAACTTAGATGAAAAAACTAATGGTCTATTAATCAATAGTGAAAACTGGCAGGCTCTAAATCTAATTAAGCAAGTTTACGAAGCTGAAGTAAGTTTCATTTATATTGACCCACCGTATAACACAGATTCTACGCCCATCATCTATAAAAACAACTATAGGCATAGCAGTTGGCTGAGCTTAATGAGAGATAGAGTTTATCTTTCAAAACCTCTACTAGGCTCTAATACTGCTATGTGTGTCACTATCGATGATAAAGAATACCCTCGGCTATTTCAGTTATTAGAACAAACCTTTGGTGAATCCGAAGTGTCCCCAGTTGTTATAGAGTACAACCATAGAGGAAGATCTAAAAATAACTTTGCTATTACTCACGAGTACGGCTTATGGGTTTTACCTGAAGGTAGAGCCACTATTACAAAACAAAAAGAACTTTCTTCTGGAGTACAAAGAAATCTAAGAAGAACAGGAACTGATTCAAGAAGAAGAGATTCCTGGAGTATGTTTTACGGTATAGAAGTTAACAAAGCAACTTTAGAAATAGTTAATGTAACTGATCCACTACCTTTGGACGAAGAAGTTCCCGCTCATATTAATGAAGAAACAGTAATGGTATGGCCTATTGATGATAGTGGACAGGAAAGGCGTTGGTACTACGGTAGTGAGCGTGTAAGAAACGAAGCAAAAGAAGGGACTGTATGGGCTAAAGAAATAAATGGCTCTATTCAAATTCACTATAAACAGCAACCAAAGCCAAAGAGCCGTAAGTCTGTTTGGACTGGGAAACATCTTGACGCTAGTACTTTTGGATCTGAGTTAATAAATGATTTTTTTACTAATCGAGTTTTTGACTTCCCTAAAAGTATATATGCTGTAAAACAGAGCATCGAAGCGGCTACTGATAGCAAGGAGGCCTTAATACTAGATTACTTTTCCGGTTCTGCTACAACAGCACATGCTGTCATAAAACTTAATAGAGAAGATCAGGGAAACAGGAAGTATATCTTAGTTGAAATGGGTAAGTATTTTGATACTGTCACTAAGCCAAGGGTGCAAAAAGTAATCTACTCAGACAATTGGAAAAATGGAAAACCACAAGACACAGACGGAGTTTCTCAAATTGTTAAATACATGAAGTTAGAATCTTATGAAGATACCCTAAACAATGTAGTTGTAAATAGAAGTAAAAAACAACAAAGCTTGCTTGATAGTAATAGTGAGCTAAAAGAAGATTACTTTTTACACTACATGCTTGATGTAGAAACAAGAGATAGCCAATCTTTGCTTAATATAGATGAACTTTCAGATCCATTTAATTATTCTCTACTTTTAACAACTGAGAATGAACAAAGGAGACAATCGGTTGATGTGGCAGAAACATTTAATTATCTTATTGGTTTGCATGTAGGTAAAAGGTATAAAAAAGAAAATTGTTTAATCTATGAAGGCAAACAGCACCAGTCAAATAAAAAAATAGCTATTATCTGGCGAAATACTAACGAAGTTGGGGATGAAGAGATCCAGAAGCTTGTTGAATCTTTCAGTAAAGAATGCGACATAATATATGTAAATGGTCAAACAGCTGTTAGTTCAAAAGACTGTGAAGTTCTTACTCTAGAACCTGAATTTAAGAAAAGAATGTTCAATTAG
- a CDS encoding DEAD/DEAH box helicase family protein, producing MAIKDIKLSENLILNRYVLSLFNEEKIEDLAQYLKDSRLETYDENNQSRFLNEILQRYNDLTENFVRDLRKYDHNIYLHTKKINGKRTKDISWKYFQYLGLLFTEIILDKYFSNKKQLIAELNEFSQKLYRQDETKYETSPFIESDFNKLVFWQATGSGKTLILHVNYLQFRHYLEQYKKDKEYNKFILLTPNEGLSLQHLRELQESNIPAEIFNKDSQGGLFSTSKDKVEIIDIHKLKNKSGDKTVAVDSFGQNNIVFVDEGHRGSSGEEWLKMRDKLTVEGFSFEYSATFEQAISPKDKRLFNLYSQTILLDYSYKHFYLDGYGKEYRILNISNNNWSESRFRYLFASLLSYYQQLKIYESNKEQLKPFNIEKPLMIFVGGSVNAVRQENKENVSDVIDILLYLKNVLQEKSASIKAIESILKEQTGLVDDSGKDVFTGQFKYLQKSNLSAEEIYRDLLKKILHNNNPSAQFQLVNLKSVEGEIGVRLGSNSPYFAVINVGDDRKLLKLCEENGLQTEEQEFADSLFNTINTNNSTINLLVGSKKFTEGWNSWRVSCIGLMNLGRTEGSEIIQLFGRGVRLKGYDWSLKRSASLKKSELDVEKPDYLSVLETLNIFGVRADYMYEFKEYLEQEGIPTKDQIVEIRMPTIKNFGSLKHLKMITSTAPPFNDPVILSEPTKPSRKIELNLYAKLTSISSLDSTSASVQKNEISLDERLLDFFDFDQIFFEVTGYKNQQGWKNLVFSKELLKEFLKNSDWYEIYAPQNLFNLSMFNEIETIQDEIIIPLLKKYIKSVYNYYESKYETKYREYSSLSDADPNIIEEYLIEIDKSEEALIKDLQVYAKEIKKLSDDYDKYEDKLKLLTFSRHLYQPLVFSDHKSRLIKVTPVSLNPSELQFVEEFRDFYRDNKELFDSTDVYLLRNQSKGTGISFFEANNFYPDFIMWLVNGEKQKIVFIDPKGIREVGGMSDPKIQFSNSIKGIEKELANEKIALNSFILTPTYHDNTWWGNDYTEDQFLENNVIFMKGEYFQRLFSKL from the coding sequence ATGGCAATAAAAGATATTAAGCTCTCAGAAAACCTTATTCTCAATCGCTATGTCTTATCACTTTTTAATGAAGAAAAGATTGAAGATCTAGCACAGTACTTAAAAGACTCGAGACTAGAGACTTATGATGAGAATAACCAATCTCGTTTCTTAAACGAAATCCTTCAAAGATATAACGACTTAACAGAAAACTTTGTTAGAGACTTAAGGAAGTACGACCACAATATCTATCTGCACACGAAAAAGATAAATGGAAAGAGAACCAAAGATATTAGTTGGAAGTATTTTCAGTACCTAGGGCTACTTTTTACAGAAATTATTTTAGATAAATACTTCTCAAATAAAAAGCAACTAATAGCTGAATTAAACGAATTTAGTCAAAAGCTCTATCGACAAGATGAGACTAAATATGAAACATCGCCTTTTATAGAATCTGATTTTAATAAATTGGTTTTCTGGCAAGCAACTGGATCGGGAAAAACATTAATACTTCATGTTAATTATTTACAATTCAGGCATTATTTAGAACAGTATAAAAAAGACAAAGAATATAATAAATTTATTCTTCTCACTCCTAACGAGGGACTATCTTTACAGCACTTAAGAGAGTTGCAGGAATCTAATATTCCTGCTGAGATTTTTAATAAAGATTCTCAAGGAGGTTTGTTCTCAACTTCTAAAGATAAAGTTGAAATAATTGATATTCACAAACTTAAAAACAAGAGTGGAGATAAAACTGTTGCAGTCGATTCTTTTGGACAAAACAATATAGTATTTGTCGACGAAGGACATAGAGGTTCTTCTGGTGAAGAGTGGCTCAAAATGAGAGATAAACTAACAGTGGAAGGGTTTTCTTTCGAATACTCTGCGACATTTGAACAAGCGATAAGCCCAAAGGATAAAAGGCTTTTCAATCTATATAGTCAAACTATTCTATTAGATTATTCCTATAAGCACTTTTATTTAGACGGATATGGTAAAGAATATCGAATATTGAATATTAGTAATAACAACTGGAGTGAAAGTAGATTTAGGTACCTTTTTGCTAGCCTACTCTCATACTACCAGCAACTAAAAATTTACGAGTCTAACAAGGAACAGCTAAAGCCATTTAATATAGAAAAACCTTTAATGATCTTTGTTGGAGGGAGCGTCAATGCTGTTCGGCAGGAGAATAAGGAAAATGTTTCTGATGTAATAGACATACTGCTTTATCTTAAAAATGTCCTCCAAGAAAAGTCTGCCAGTATTAAAGCAATAGAATCAATACTTAAAGAACAGACAGGTTTAGTCGATGATTCTGGTAAAGATGTTTTTACAGGTCAATTTAAATACCTGCAAAAATCGAATCTAAGTGCAGAAGAGATATATAGAGACTTACTTAAAAAGATACTTCACAATAATAACCCTTCTGCACAATTTCAACTAGTTAACTTGAAATCAGTGGAGGGAGAAATTGGTGTAAGACTAGGATCAAATTCTCCTTACTTTGCCGTTATCAATGTGGGAGATGATAGAAAACTGCTTAAACTTTGTGAAGAAAATGGATTACAAACAGAGGAACAAGAATTTGCGGATTCTCTTTTTAATACTATAAATACAAATAATTCAACAATTAATCTTCTTGTAGGATCAAAGAAATTTACAGAAGGATGGAATAGTTGGAGAGTAAGCTGCATAGGGCTGATGAATTTAGGAAGAACTGAAGGGTCAGAGATTATTCAACTGTTTGGTAGAGGTGTAAGGCTAAAAGGGTATGATTGGTCATTGAAGCGATCAGCAAGTTTAAAAAAGTCAGAACTAGATGTTGAAAAACCCGATTATCTAAGTGTTCTTGAGACGCTCAATATATTTGGTGTTCGTGCTGATTACATGTATGAATTTAAAGAATATTTAGAGCAAGAGGGTATTCCAACTAAAGATCAGATTGTTGAAATTAGAATGCCAACTATAAAAAACTTTGGGTCGCTTAAGCATTTAAAGATGATTACTTCTACTGCTCCACCTTTTAATGATCCCGTGATTCTAAGTGAACCTACTAAGCCTAGTCGGAAAATTGAACTTAATCTTTATGCAAAGCTTACTTCAATATCTAGTCTAGATTCCACCTCTGCTTCAGTACAGAAAAATGAAATATCTCTAGATGAGCGCCTACTGGACTTTTTTGATTTTGATCAAATATTTTTTGAAGTTACGGGCTATAAAAATCAACAAGGTTGGAAAAATCTTGTTTTTTCCAAAGAACTATTAAAAGAATTTCTCAAGAATAGTGACTGGTACGAAATTTATGCCCCACAAAATTTATTTAATTTATCGATGTTCAATGAGATTGAAACAATTCAGGATGAGATTATTATTCCCTTACTTAAAAAGTACATTAAGTCCGTATACAACTATTATGAATCGAAATACGAAACTAAGTACAGAGAATACTCTAGCTTGTCTGATGCTGATCCAAATATAATTGAAGAGTACTTGATTGAGATTGATAAATCTGAAGAAGCTCTAATAAAAGATTTACAGGTATATGCAAAAGAAATCAAAAAACTTTCGGATGACTATGATAAATATGAAGATAAATTAAAGCTTCTTACTTTTAGCCGTCACTTATATCAACCACTGGTTTTTTCTGATCATAAATCCAGGCTTATTAAAGTTACACCTGTATCACTGAATCCTAGTGAACTACAGTTTGTTGAAGAGTTTAGAGACTTTTATAGAGATAACAAAGAGCTATTTGATTCCACAGATGTTTACCTGTTACGAAATCAGTCTAAAGGTACTGGAATTAGCTTTTTTGAAGCTAACAACTTTTATCCAGACTTTATTATGTGGCTAGTTAACGGTGAAAAGCAAAAAATTGTATTTATAGATCCTAAAGGAATAAGAGAAGTTGGAGGTATGTCAGATCCAAAGATTCAATTTTCTAATTCAATAAAAGGTATTGAAAAGGAACTTGCTAACGAAAAAATTGCACTTAATTCTTTCATCCTCACTCCTACTTATCACGATAATACTTGGTGGGGAAACGATTATACTGAAGATCAATTTTTAGAAAACAATGTCATCTTTATGAAAGGTGAGTATTTCCAAAGGTTATTTTCTAAACTATAG
- a CDS encoding AAA family ATPase, with amino-acid sequence MYLKRISIKNFRGIDSLTNLEISNLNTFVGKNDSGKSTILHALNCFFDIKKFNTKDVFKGKPGNELSSIEISFLPSIEIDDLALDSNSLLTIRKEFELVNNKIKCTEYYSCNDFTDAAYQNLWNKKESELNTIVSDLGETPNRSGRGKKNILRIEQIKSVLSDKSRTDTKHELGDFLKNIEKTYDLSLPRFSIFDAEQDLSIEATNFQSQFRPIIASFFDSVQEKTSEIELGLEKDLATEFEEIRKYMSKNVSGLKGLTPSTEFDWVKSVKKFDLDLEFEDQEFQVSISHKGTGFKRLLMVAYFEYLANKQSIANQLFAIEEPETYLHPSAQEDLLSSIIKISEKTQFFITTHSPVFAGATDGENSILVTKDNKGLSHYSKGGEDIIEQIIHELGIRPDFNLLKGTKYLIFVEGKDDIHFLSSYANTVLGKSLEEDRILCVIGGGGSLKNYADLDLFRKLKGNNLYSVLVDGDDKKNGKEKWAESIKSKCECDGAEFVKLSKREIENYCHPSRIKKCLISIIKKREGENTQNPHISAIETCNLNIKDDTDVEKYLKEKKLCNEFKSGVNISVFKEMTKEEWEECDNNNEVKNFIEGIYSRI; translated from the coding sequence ATGTACTTAAAAAGAATCTCTATAAAAAATTTTAGAGGCATTGATAGTCTCACGAACTTAGAGATTTCAAACTTAAATACCTTTGTTGGGAAAAACGATTCCGGGAAGTCTACAATATTACACGCACTAAATTGTTTCTTTGATATAAAAAAATTTAATACAAAAGATGTATTTAAGGGAAAACCAGGAAATGAATTAAGTAGCATTGAAATATCTTTCTTGCCTTCTATAGAAATTGATGATTTGGCTTTAGATAGTAATTCTTTACTTACAATTAGAAAAGAGTTTGAACTTGTAAATAACAAAATAAAATGCACCGAATACTATAGTTGTAATGACTTTACGGATGCAGCATATCAAAATTTGTGGAATAAGAAGGAAAGTGAATTAAATACAATAGTCTCAGATCTAGGAGAAACTCCAAACCGTTCAGGCAGGGGTAAAAAGAATATTCTAAGAATAGAGCAAATAAAATCTGTTCTTTCTGATAAATCTAGGACTGATACCAAGCATGAGCTTGGCGATTTTCTCAAGAATATTGAAAAGACATATGACTTATCTCTACCAAGATTTTCTATCTTTGATGCTGAGCAGGATTTAAGCATTGAAGCTACAAACTTTCAGTCTCAATTTCGACCCATAATAGCCTCATTTTTCGATTCAGTTCAAGAAAAAACTTCTGAAATAGAATTGGGACTGGAAAAAGATCTTGCAACAGAGTTTGAGGAAATTAGAAAATACATGTCAAAAAATGTTTCAGGATTAAAAGGTTTAACACCTTCTACAGAGTTCGACTGGGTGAAATCTGTTAAAAAATTTGACCTCGATTTGGAATTTGAAGACCAAGAATTTCAAGTATCAATATCGCATAAAGGGACAGGCTTTAAGCGTTTATTAATGGTTGCCTACTTTGAGTATTTGGCTAATAAACAAAGCATAGCAAATCAGTTATTCGCGATCGAAGAACCCGAGACCTACCTACATCCATCTGCTCAAGAAGATCTTTTAAGTTCTATCATTAAGATTTCAGAAAAAACCCAATTTTTTATAACAACACATTCGCCAGTGTTCGCAGGTGCTACTGATGGAGAGAATTCTATATTAGTCACCAAAGATAATAAAGGTCTTTCACACTATTCTAAAGGTGGTGAGGATATTATTGAGCAAATAATTCATGAACTTGGGATAAGACCCGATTTTAACCTGCTAAAGGGAACAAAGTATCTTATTTTTGTGGAGGGGAAAGACGATATACATTTCCTAAGCTCATATGCTAATACAGTTTTAGGTAAAAGTCTTGAAGAAGATAGAATTCTATGTGTTATTGGAGGTGGAGGTTCTCTTAAAAACTATGCTGATCTGGATCTATTTAGAAAACTGAAAGGTAACAACCTATACTCAGTATTAGTAGACGGGGATGATAAAAAAAATGGTAAGGAAAAATGGGCAGAAAGCATCAAATCAAAGTGTGAATGTGATGGCGCAGAATTCGTAAAACTTTCAAAGCGCGAAATAGAGAATTATTGTCATCCAAGCAGAATAAAGAAATGCTTAATTTCAATTATCAAGAAACGTGAAGGTGAAAACACACAGAATCCGCATATTTCCGCGATTGAAACTTGCAATTTAAACATAAAAGATGACACTGATGTAGAAAAATATCTCAAAGAGAAAAAGCTATGTAATGAATTTAAATCTGGTGTAAATATTAGTGTTTTTAAGGAAATGACAAAAGAAGAATGGGAAGAGTGTGATAATAACAATGAGGTGAAAAACTTTATCGAAGGTATTTACAGTAGAATTTAA
- a CDS encoding amino acid racemase → MRSTNKKIGIIGGVGPQATSFIYNKIIDLSQTKYGAKNNNDFPQVIIESVPIPDFISNKKQMNIAKEMLIDTTKSLTNAGATVLCIGSNTVHLLLEDLKKETTVKFVSMLNLVAQECSSRKLKAVGLLGTSVLLKSEMYQRELTDKGIATILPTQEQFSSIDQLIRDVIAGKQNGENKQKYIAILNELYEKGAESIILGCTELPLALNYEALGDRTINSDEILAKGLVDYYYS, encoded by the coding sequence ATGAGAAGTACTAACAAAAAAATTGGCATAATTGGAGGAGTTGGACCTCAAGCAACTTCATTCATATACAACAAGATAATAGATTTATCTCAAACTAAGTATGGAGCAAAGAATAATAATGACTTTCCTCAAGTTATTATTGAATCTGTGCCAATCCCAGATTTTATATCAAATAAAAAGCAAATGAACATAGCTAAAGAAATGCTTATTGACACTACTAAATCTTTGACGAATGCAGGTGCTACCGTCCTTTGCATAGGTAGCAACACTGTGCATCTTCTTTTGGAAGATCTAAAAAAAGAAACAACCGTTAAATTTGTTTCAATGTTAAACCTGGTAGCTCAGGAATGCAGTAGTAGAAAATTGAAAGCAGTAGGATTACTAGGAACCTCTGTATTACTTAAATCTGAAATGTACCAAAGGGAACTCACGGATAAAGGTATAGCGACTATATTACCTACACAAGAACAATTTAGCTCAATTGATCAGCTAATACGTGATGTAATAGCAGGTAAACAAAATGGTGAAAATAAACAGAAATACATTGCCATATTAAATGAGTTGTATGAAAAAGGAGCGGAATCAATAATTTTAGGCTGTACTGAATTACCTCTTGCTCTAAACTATGAAGCTTTAGGAGATAGAACAATAAATTCTGATGAAATACTGGCTAAAGGACTAGTTGATTACTATTACTCCTGA
- a CDS encoding helix-turn-helix domain-containing protein, translated as MNKILTTNLIKVIKSCNTEEELKELLIGLFTPQELEVVDTRLEIVKQLKRGKSQRAIAEELGVGIATVTRGAREVKQGRFEVIK; from the coding sequence ATGAATAAAATACTTACTACTAACTTAATTAAGGTTATTAAATCTTGTAATACAGAAGAGGAGCTAAAAGAACTTTTAATTGGTTTATTTACTCCTCAAGAGCTTGAAGTTGTGGATACTCGTCTAGAAATCGTTAAACAGCTAAAAAGGGGTAAATCTCAGCGAGCAATAGCTGAAGAACTTGGAGTGGGTATTGCTACAGTCACGAGAGGAGCTAGAGAAGTAAAGCAAGGACGCTTTGAAGTTATTAAATAA
- a CDS encoding M48 family peptidase, which produces MKLSAKAQQSLDRVVEKFKTGDISAISKIARIQLDPNAPAIKWSLSNKVLSIMQAGELDCRGFRQWENVGRRIKKGSSAIYILRPVIVKNTVEDENEKEEMQCIGFAAVPVFPASCTEGEKDLLGYQPKELPELVKVAEKFNISVQYLPTLPDRLGDCSKDGNQIRLGTHSPSVFFHELAHAIHARIEGELKGGQTANQETIAEFTAAVLMDVYGYPDYSGNAWNYISHYAKDPIVAITKAMGTVEKVLQVLLETEQV; this is translated from the coding sequence ATGAAACTTTCAGCGAAAGCACAACAAAGTCTTGATCGAGTAGTAGAAAAGTTTAAAACAGGAGATATATCTGCTATCTCAAAAATTGCAAGAATTCAACTTGATCCCAATGCTCCAGCTATAAAATGGAGCCTATCAAATAAAGTACTAAGTATCATGCAAGCTGGAGAGCTTGACTGTAGAGGGTTTAGACAATGGGAAAATGTCGGAAGAAGAATAAAAAAAGGCAGCTCTGCCATATATATACTAAGGCCTGTCATAGTCAAAAATACAGTTGAAGACGAAAATGAGAAAGAAGAAATGCAGTGTATTGGGTTTGCTGCTGTTCCTGTATTCCCTGCTTCGTGCACAGAAGGAGAAAAAGACTTATTAGGATATCAGCCAAAAGAACTGCCAGAATTGGTCAAAGTCGCCGAGAAATTTAATATTTCTGTTCAATACTTACCCACTTTACCCGACAGGCTAGGAGATTGCAGTAAAGACGGGAATCAAATCAGATTAGGGACACATAGCCCCTCAGTATTCTTTCATGAGCTAGCACATGCCATTCATGCCCGAATTGAAGGAGAGCTAAAAGGAGGACAGACTGCCAACCAGGAAACAATAGCAGAATTTACAGCAGCTGTATTAATGGACGTGTATGGCTACCCGGATTATTCTGGCAATGCTTGGAATTACATTTCTCATTATGCCAAAGATCCGATTGTAGCCATTACCAAAGCAATGGGAACAGTTGAAAAGGTATTACAAGTTTTACTTGAAACTGAACAAGTATAA